The following nucleotide sequence is from Leucoraja erinacea ecotype New England chromosome 2, Leri_hhj_1, whole genome shotgun sequence.
TGCTCTCAATCTTCTcttataactgtttcttaaagacaatacagtaaaccctcattttaatgGCCCCCGTTATAACAGATGTTGGATATAGTGGACAGACCTGCCGGCCCATCCCCAGCTAGCACCGTCTCCCCGGCCATTTAGAGCCCTGGCTTCTGACCACACTCCCGATTCGCAAAGTGCACCagcaagcccttcttcacccaccgaaaggacacaaagtgctggagtgattcagcgggtcagaatctctggagaacacggatcgtGACATTGtgacacttcctcagactgattcagtcggctgagttactccagctctttgtgtcgttTCACTTGTACAGCAGGCACCAATGCCGCTGGTCTGCATCactcctgctagggtccctttccaatcaactttagttAGCTCCTCCCTCATACCTCTGTACCTTTACCTTAACTTTACCTTCCAGCTAATGTTATAAACAGTATTAAAAGTACAAAATGAACTGTGTAGTGGTCATGGATGAAGTAGCAAATGCAGTTACTAATTCTCTGTGCAGTGGTCATGGATGAAGTAGCAAATGCAGTTACTAATTCTctgttaaacatttaaaaattcaGCAAAAATGGCTGGGCATATCCCCAGTCCTGCTATTAGTATTGCACAACCTTTTAATCGGTTTAAATCCGAAAAGCATTTTTTCCATATGTagtgcgcaccaaagctcgcgtttgggcCAAAGAAATCTACAGGGCAAGATTTTTAAATGTAGCGGCTTCaatcctccctggagaccgggagacgcttaaacatctgtaaatcattccttaaatgttagtcagttagtttggagggcttttatgtgaaggggggtgaaggggtaaactttaattcttagtcccctacctggtcggagaggcggggagcggtcaatgccttaccgggtcgctgtgcagtaagctccgcagcgctgtggccggtggggccgcggggcGCCGCCGGTGTAGCTCCGaccccgcgggcggcgccggttgtagctccgaccccggcaactctacccctggctgcgaggcgctccaaatccagcgcggcccgcggccggacgccccagctccgcgaatgtcgggagtcggcggcgtccgcaccggcgccgcccgcggccagacggagcccccagctccgcgtctccaaatccagcgacgctccgcgaatgttggaagaaggcggccacagcgctccggagtttgccgcacggcgacccggtaaggcattgctcgctccccgctggtatcccagtgctgcgaCGTGGACTCCCCATTCTCGGAGCTAACCCGGGCCGCGTTTTAGCGCCTTCCAGGGGTCacgtcggagctacaaccggcgccgcccgcggccggacagcccccagctccgcgaggttgggagtcgccgaccaggtaggtaggggactaaattACCTTTTCTTTTAAACTAACTgatatgcaatgattctcccggtctccggggaggaggcagctgctccagacttttgaaGCAGCCCCCAGCCTGAAATCTTCCATTCTAAATATGTCCGATAGGACAAGTGTTTCCCAAGGCCGGATAAAAGGTTTTAACCACAGATACTGGCCTGGTCCTAGTCCTATCCATCACCTactctgcaacttaaaatttCCTTTTCTTTTAGAAACATGATGTTCTATTTCCTAGTTTTGAAGCAGCCCCCAGCCTGAAACATTAAATATTGATAggatttccctttccacagatactgcctggtctAGAGCATTTCCAccaattctgtttttatttcaaagttttcATTTGAAGACACATCCAGATGGTATAAAATTGGTGCTAAAGCATCACTTCTGAAGCACACAAGGCATAAATGagtgtcttcttcttgcgtacggcatgcacagcctaaagttgtaaaacgacctgttctgtttgatcttgtttgtgcacgccaggttgactgtgctcgtcgaaacagggtggaccacgtgaaggttgcaatctcccaccccataaatGAGTGTCAACCCCCTTGACTCATTCAATGCCAGATTTCCAGAACATGCATTGAATTCATATCATAGGATCATCATCAAGATTACCAGATGGACAGTTAAATGAATTCAAGGATCTGCGCGAAGCCTCTGAACACTTGCCGACTTcgaaaacaaactactggaggaattcGACCCGTTAAACAGACTTTTACAGTCCAGATGCAGGGTCACAttagcctccatagatgctgcttgacctgctgagttcctccagtttatattttgctccagattccagcatctgcagtctcttgtgtcttcatccTTATCAACTCTTTTGTATCTCTGACACATGTGCAATGGATGGAGAGTTCCGAGGATGGGTGTTAAGAATTAAACGGCTCATCCCTTCAAACACCCCCAGCGCCATCTGCGGTAGAGTCTGCTGATCCCACATTGGCATCATTATCCATCTCAATTCAAAAACAGAATAGGAACACGTCATCTTCAATTCCGAGAACTACCTAAAAAGACTCATCAACTCAAACTTCTTGTGATCAAGATAAATGTCTGTAGTGATGCTGGCATGTCACAGGATGCATCATCTccactaacatatgatgaacgtttgatggcATTGGGGCTGTGGGGgtcctaattgaaacttaccgaaaagtgaagggcaatagaaaatagacaataggtgcaggtgtaggccatttggccctttgagccagcaccgccattcaatgtgatcatggctgatcacccacaattagtaccccgttcctgccttctccccatatcccctgactctgctatccttaagagccctatctagctctctcttgaaagtatccagcctccaccgccctctgaggcagagaattccacgctcacaactctctgtgtgaaaatctccgttctaaatggcttagcccttattcttaaacagtggccaaaactgcacacaatagtccaggtacAACCccattgctcctgtactcaactcctcttgttatgaaggccaacatgccattcgctttcttcactgcctgctgtacctgcatgcttactatcattgactgatgagcaaggacccccagatcccattgtacttccccattaCCAACTTGCCACCATACTTTTCCAACTTAACACAcaacaggcctggatagagtggatgtggagacaatgTTTCTACTGGTGGGAGAGCCTAAGACTATGCATAAATTAAAACCTGTGGCTCTTCCCATTTCAAAGCATAATAGCAACATTTGACAAAGCTTTATTAGAGTGGCACAACAATACTGTGGTTAACATGCCAGAaattagctggtagagctgctggcacACAGCTCTAGAGACTccagttcgatcctggcctcaggtgctgtctgtatggagtttacatgttctccatgGGCGCATTTCCTCTCAGatttcaaagacatgcgagtTGGTAATTAATTGGACTGGATAAATTGCCctgaatgtgtagggaatggaagagAAAGTGGATAACCAAGAactgtgtgaacaggtgatcaatatatatatatatatatatatatatatagaagtaTCCAGTGTAAATTTTGCTGTTTACCACGTTGGATATTACTGAAAACAAGCACCAAATAATCATGCCGGTTCCAAATTATTTACCTCTGTCTCACGGTGGATCCACTACCAGCAGCCCGGGGAGCCACAGCTTTACTGGGCGATCGGCTGGAGGCACCGAcatttgttgcacttgcagcaggTCCAGGCTGAAAGGGTCAAGGCAAGGAATTAGCACCAGGGAATAAAATGCACTTGCCATACACCAATGCAGTAAATATTGATGAAGTTCCACAATACAACCTCTTCCTAAACAATATTGGGAGCTAGATTTAATAGTGGCCATCTGCCTTACAAGTGGGATATTTTCTGTACAGGAGTTGTGAATAGAGTGGTTTCTGGGTCTTTAAAGGTTGCAGTTCAGTAAAACAGGATAATCAAGGTAAATTGGATCCACTTTAATCTGAAACCTCTGATGACAGTTTACATGGTGAACATTTCCAACCCCATTGAGTTAATCACAGAGATCCCTGTGGCTGGTAAATAGAAATTGATTTCGAGCTACATGCATGGAACATGCTCATTGGCCACTATTCCTCACACAAtggtataattttaaatattCCCACAATTTCAGGGgctaaattaattaaataaattcatttttgttttatGCATGCCAAGTCAAAATGCGACAACCCCAAATGCAATAGAAACCACCTTTAATGTATTTCTTAAGTAATCATTATTATGTGTTACCAAACTTTACACTGAATTAATAAACAAACAGCACTATTCAAGACATCGAATTGTACTGTATTGTTTCGATGTTGCAACGGTTGTTAACCAAGATTACATCAAGACCAAGCTCAAGACCAAAAGGCTACCAAGCTCAAATGCTAAAATTTGAGTCATGAAAGACCTTCTCCAAAACGGAGTTTCTTTGAACAAATGCACGATTTAGTGAATATCCTACAGCTGCGAGATACGGGGAGAAAAGCGTACAAAATTGAGCCATAAAAACTCAAAAATACGTGAATATTTACATTCAAATAACAACGAAACTATCTCTTTCGATTCACGAGTTATTCGAACGAAAAAGATTCACAATGCGAATACACAAccccaatgtctgaagaagggactcgacccgaaacgtcacccattccctctctcgagagagatgctgcccgagttgctccagcattttgtgtccacccccAATGTAATTAAAGCCGTCAACGTGTGTGGTGTTGCTGACGTGGCTTTACTAAAACCAGGTCGTCTCCCCAATAAGCCGAAAGACGTTAGTAAAGGGAAACAAATAGACAAACTTATTCCTAAAAATAGAGGCCGGTTCGGTTGGGCCACGAAATCTTTGCTGTTTAGTGGGGAACTCTGAAGGCCGTGTTGCGATTAGCGAGTCTCCATGAGCGTTGCttttgcaaccccccccccccttcttccttccTCCTTAGAATGTTGACCCGTGCACGGAACGCGGCCTGGATTTTCCGCGTTCCAGAACGCCACTAACCATGGTAACTAACGCCGGGGTCCGCTCGATCCGAGCTCTCTTGCACGGTGCACTGTCCTCGCTGCCGGGGAGCTCCTGCCTTTAGACAGTGTCGAGTCTACACTGCTGGGAAACTGCTGCCTTGTGCAATACACagtcctcactcactcactgccgggGAACGCCTGCTGTCGGCAGTGGCCACGACTCACAATCAGGACCCCATTCTCCCCTTCACGTGGGAGCCGCCACATCGCCTGACCTGAACAACGATCAAACGAGAAAAAGTACATTTAAGCGCCGAgagagggaagaaaaaaaaaatctccccgTTGTTTTCATTTAAATCGTCCGTCTGCATGTTTGTGTTTGTTGCAAAATGAGCAGCAGCAGTAGCCCAGGCTCAGCTGAGGGCAGCATGAGCCGCCGCctgtgagggaggagggaggagggaggaggccgTGGGGACTGCGATGGCGAGCGTGGTTTTCCTGCACCCGGACCTGGGGATCGGCGGCGCCGAGCGGCTGGTGTTGGACGCTGCGTTGGCGCTGCACCGTCGCGGCTGCAAGGTGCAGATCTGGACGGCTCACCACGACCGGGCGCGCTGCTTCGCCGAGAGCCTGGATCCGGGGCTGGGCGTGAGGTGTGCGGGCGACTGGCTGCCCCGCTCTATGCTGGGCCGCGGCCACGCCGTCTGCGCCGCGCTGCGGATGCTCTTCGTTGCCTTCTACCTGGTCTTCCTGAGCGGCGAGGAATTCGACGTGGTCTTCTGCGACCAGGTGTCCGCCTGCCTCCCCGTCCTCAAGCTGTGCCGCCGCCCCAAGCGGGTGCTCTTCTACTGTCACTTCCCCGACCTGCTGCTGAGCCAGAGGCGGACCCTACTCAAGAGGCTGTACCGGTGGCCCCTCGACTGGCTGGAGGAGGCCACCACCGGCCTGGCCGACCTGGTGCTGGTCAACAGCAGGTTCACGGCCGGCGTCTTCAAGCGCACTTTCCGCAGCCTGAGCCACCTGGACCCCGACGTGCTTTACCCGTCCCTGAACGTGGCCGCCCTCGACAAGGAGGCGCCGGCCGCCGACGTCCCGCTGCCGCCCGACAAGCAGCTGCTTTTCCTCTCCATCAATCGGTTCGAGAGGAAGAAGAACTTGGTTCTGGCGGTGGAGGCCTTGCACGCCCTCCGCGCCAGGCTGGCCTGGGCCGACTGGCAGACGGTGCACCTGGTCCTGGCCGGAGGCTACGACCCGAGGCTGCAGGAAAACGTGGACTATTACCGGGAGCTGCAGGAGCTGGTCGGGAGGCTGCAGCTGTCCGACGACGTGACTTTCCTCAGGTCGTTCTCGGATGATCAGAAGGTTTGGCTACTCGGCCGCAGCAGCTGCGTGCTGTACACTCCGAGCAACGAGCACTTCGGCATCGTGCCCTTGGAGGCCATGTATGCCCGGCGCCCTGTCATCGCCGCAAACTCAGGAGGGCCCCTGGAGTCCATTCAAGACCGGGTCACTGGCTTTCTCTGTCATCCTTCGCCAAGCTGCTTCGCCGAAGCCATGGAGAAGCTTGTCATGACTCCCGAATTACGGGCAAAAATGGGAGAAGCTGGAAGAACTCGAGTGCTACAAACATTTTCTTCAGATGCCTTCGAAGAACAATTATATCGCTATATCTGCACGTTAGCACATTGAAATCTACGACAGGGTGGAATGGTAGTTGCAGTGTTAATGCATTTGCACAATGTGACAGCTGTCACGCTGGCGGAAAAGTTCTTTTTTCTAAAGCTGGCGGCACATGTAAATTACATGTAATATGAAAGGATAGTTTTAGGTCCGTTAAAGTGAAATGTGCAGTATGTGCCAGGAAGAGGGCAGGTCGAATTTTAAAACCTAAGTAGAAAACCAAGGTATCCCATACAGAATGAGAACCGTTTTGGAGACATGAATAGAGGGGAGAGGATGCTATGAAATTGACAGAAATGGTGGAAATTTATCTGGCAACATGAAACATTCTTTAAGCAAGCAATATTTTAATAAAAATGCAAACGTTTTCT
It contains:
- the alg2 gene encoding alpha-1,3/1,6-mannosyltransferase ALG2, producing the protein MASVVFLHPDLGIGGAERLVLDAALALHRRGCKVQIWTAHHDRARCFAESLDPGLGVRCAGDWLPRSMLGRGHAVCAALRMLFVAFYLVFLSGEEFDVVFCDQVSACLPVLKLCRRPKRVLFYCHFPDLLLSQRRTLLKRLYRWPLDWLEEATTGLADLVLVNSRFTAGVFKRTFRSLSHLDPDVLYPSLNVAALDKEAPAADVPLPPDKQLLFLSINRFERKKNLVLAVEALHALRARLAWADWQTVHLVLAGGYDPRLQENVDYYRELQELVGRLQLSDDVTFLRSFSDDQKVWLLGRSSCVLYTPSNEHFGIVPLEAMYARRPVIAANSGGPLESIQDRVTGFLCHPSPSCFAEAMEKLVMTPELRAKMGEAGRTRVLQTFSSDAFEEQLYRYICTLAH